A window from Candidatus Acidulodesulfobacterium acidiphilum encodes these proteins:
- a CDS encoding YjgP/YjgQ family permease, translated as MSTIDRYIFKQMIFPFIFGLVIFTFSVTINRILLLTQMVLNKGISISAVLKLASLTIPDFMIITLPVSFLLALLAVFGKMTQDNEITALRASGVSIFRLTKPAILFSLIPLVFSILFSFYIAPRFNFFFRVLAVKEVKKAALSALKKNSFTNRFGGLNIFVKSVNTQKSTLKGIFILNKVRNNPETLIAKSGNIKYDRKRNTLSFYLKNGTIQNQEPDSKNFWIMHFKTYKINVKLSGFSIPGKNSSIHFLTFSKLLQKYIVQKSPEMKNIYLTYLYKKIAIPVATLLFIFIGMPLGTLIEKRSLFLAISYTIIFVVIYYVVFTSGFYMSLNDKINPFIGVCGADLFLAASGFVLYVKASLK; from the coding sequence ATGTCAACTATAGATAGATATATTTTTAAGCAGATGATTTTTCCGTTTATTTTCGGTCTGGTTATTTTCACTTTCAGCGTTACGATAAACCGCATTCTTTTGTTGACGCAGATGGTTTTAAATAAAGGCATCAGCATATCTGCCGTTTTAAAACTTGCAAGCTTGACAATACCTGATTTTATGATAATAACCTTGCCCGTATCTTTTTTGCTTGCATTACTTGCTGTTTTCGGCAAGATGACGCAGGATAACGAAATTACTGCGTTAAGGGCTTCCGGAGTAAGTATTTTCAGGCTTACTAAACCTGCAATTTTATTTTCCCTCATACCGCTTGTTTTTTCTATACTTTTTTCGTTTTATATAGCACCGAGGTTCAATTTTTTTTTTAGGGTCCTTGCGGTTAAAGAAGTTAAAAAAGCCGCCCTTTCCGCATTGAAAAAAAATTCATTCACTAACAGGTTTGGAGGGCTTAACATTTTCGTTAAAAGCGTAAATACGCAAAAATCTACGCTTAAAGGAATTTTTATATTAAATAAAGTTCGGAATAATCCTGAAACTTTAATTGCAAAAAGCGGCAATATTAAGTACGACAGGAAACGTAATACTCTGTCTTTTTATTTGAAAAACGGCACTATACAGAATCAGGAGCCTGATTCTAAGAATTTTTGGATTATGCATTTTAAAACTTATAAAATTAACGTTAAGCTTAGCGGATTTTCTATACCAGGCAAAAATAGCTCTATTCATTTTTTGACTTTTTCCAAACTTTTACAAAAATATATAGTCCAGAAAAGTCCGGAGATGAAAAATATTTATCTGACGTATCTTTATAAAAAAATAGCGATACCGGTTGCTACGCTGCTTTTTATATTCATAGGTATGCCGCTCGGCACCCTTATTGAAAAAAGAAGTTTATTCTTAGCTATCTCATATACTATTATATTTGTAGTTATTTATTATGTCGTATTCACTTCCGGTTTTTATATGTCTTTAAACGATAAGATTAATCCTTTTATAGGAGTTTGCGGCGCCGATCTATTTCTTGCCGCCTCTGGTTTTGTGCTTTATGTCAAAGCTTCATTAAAATAA